In a single window of the Zea mays cultivar B73 chromosome 5, Zm-B73-REFERENCE-NAM-5.0, whole genome shotgun sequence genome:
- the LOC103627578 gene encoding uncharacterized protein yields MKAAVAAVVVGGGGGDEWRCRKHPAARSGGGVCPHCLRDRLLRLCPNCAHVRPCACAAACASPSSSSSASGDAVGRVHSLIEREHRIARSRSVATGSSAALAAPSAATASGGGRRKARVWGWPPFWKPAAREGGAEPGEEEDDDEGMGLPRSSSVSATAVEAKSAAAAARARWGWHFPSPLKAFRHRRLSASVAGRA; encoded by the coding sequence ATGAAGGCAGCGGTGGCCGCGGTCGTCGTCGGCGGCGGAGGAGGCGACGAATGGAGGTGCCGGAAGCACCCTGCCGCGAGATCCGGCGGCGGGGTGTGCCCCCACTGCCTCCGGGACCGCCTCCTCCGGCTCTGCCCCAACTGCGCGCACGTGCGGCCCTGCGCCTGCGCCGCGGCGTGCGCCTcgccgtcctcctcctcctcggccTCCGGCGACGCGGTCGGCCGCGTCCACAGCCTCATCGAGCGGGAGCACCGGATCGCGCGCTCCAGGTCCGTGGCCACGGGCTCCTCCGCCGCGCTCGCCGCCCCCTCGGCGGCGACCGCGTCCGGGGGCGGCAGGCGGAAGGCGCGGGTCTGGGGGTGGCCGCCGTTCTGGAAGCCCGCGGCGCGGGAGGGGGGCGCGGAGCCaggggaggaggaggacgacgacgaggGGATGGGGCTGCCGCGCTCGAGCTCCGTGTCCGCCACAGCGGTGGAGGCCAAGAGCGCGGccgcggcggcgcgggcgcggtggGGGTGGCACTTCCCGAGCCCGCTGAAGGCGTTCCGGCACCGCAGGTTGTCGGCGAGCGTGGCGGGGCGGGCGTGA